Proteins found in one Onychomys torridus chromosome 21, mOncTor1.1, whole genome shotgun sequence genomic segment:
- the Haao gene encoding 3-hydroxyanthranilate 3,4-dioxygenase — protein sequence MERRVRVKSWVEENRASFQPPVCNKLMHQGQLKVMFVGGPNTRKDYHIEEGEEVFYQLEGDMVLQVLEQGKHRDVVIRQGEIFLLPARVPHSPQRFANTMGLVIERRRLESELDGLRYYVGDTVNVLFEKWFYCEDLGTQLAPIIQEFFRSEQYRTGKPDPGQLLKEPPFPMNTRSVMEPMSLKAWLDGHSRELQAGTSLSLFGDTYETQVIAHGQGSSQGPRKDVDVWLWQLEGSSTVTMGGQRVALTPDDSLLVPAGTSYTWERARGSVALSVTQDPACKKPLR from the exons ATGGAGCGCCGCGTAAGAGTCAAGTCTTGGGTAGAAGAGAATCGGGCCTCCTTCCAGCCCCCGGTTTGCAACAAGCTTAT GCACCAGGGGCAGCTCAAAGTCATGTTCGTTGGAGGCCCCAATACCAGGAAGGATTATCACATCGAGGAGGGTGAGGAG GTATTTTACCAGCTGGAGGGAGACATGGTCCTCCAAGTCCTGGAGCAAGGCAAACACAGGGATGTGGTCATTCGTCAGGGAGAG ATATTCCTCCTGCCTGCCAGAGTACCCCACTCCCCACAGAGGTTTGCCAACACCATGGGGCTGGTGATTGAGAGGAGGCGGCTGGAGAGCGAGCTGGATGGCCTGAG GTACTATGTTGGGGACACTGTGAATGTCCTCTTCGAGAAATGGTTCTACTGCGAGGACCTTGGAACACAGTTGGCCCCCATCATCCAAGA GTTCTTCCGCTCTGAGCAGTACCGAACAGGAAAGCCTGACCCTG GCCAGCTGCTCAAGGAACCACCATTCCCGATGAATACTCGATCTGTCATGGAGCCCATGTCACTGAAGGCATGGCTGGATGGCCACTCCAGGGAGCTTCAGGCAGGCACATCCCTCAGCCTGTTTGGGGACACCTATGAGACCCAG GTCATCGCCCATGGACAAGGTAGCAGCCAAGGCCCAAGAAAGGATGTGGACGTGTGGCTGTGGCAGCTG gaggGCTCTTCTACGGTGACAATGGGCGGACAGCGTGTGGCCCTGACCCCAGACGACAGCCTGCTGGTGCCCGCTGGAACCTC GTACACGTGGGAGCGAGCGCGAGGCTCCGTGGCCTTGTCTGTGACACAGGACCCTGCCTGTAAGAAGCCATTGCGGTGA